Proteins found in one Amycolatopsis umgeniensis genomic segment:
- a CDS encoding glycosyltransferase 87 family protein yields MSARQRVVVLVGAAVGLLSAWHALAPSWRVPLPGEANPAEERLQDFRDALYFPIREFLAGGNPYDPASMFAHWPVRQDFNLYQPYHLLVHLPFALPGYRVGAVAFTVFGALLLVALAAMAAHSVRRLLPVPVVVTTVVIAALLMTSQVGKAQLYVGQVNPLIALGAAGALLARRDRPGWAAVALALAWLKPQYGFPLAILLYARGSRRVAVAGTAVAAAASLPVVVSLVSRSGGIGGFLDVVVANLTHARGTAYGAVDSLTAQRIDVAAVLFRVTGGVPSGIEPIVLAGVLVTSVLLVRRLDRAGSAPVADLLTCLAVVVCLVHQPGDVLIAVPSMAAVAALWWRDRPEPGGSAPCFALLALAVPFAHLYTVDSTIVSVFGERAAVTIDGVAVVAAWCLLVFAAVRPARVPVG; encoded by the coding sequence GTGAGCGCGAGACAGCGCGTCGTCGTGCTCGTCGGGGCCGCCGTCGGTCTGCTGAGTGCCTGGCACGCCCTCGCGCCGTCCTGGCGAGTGCCGCTGCCCGGCGAGGCGAACCCGGCCGAGGAACGGCTGCAGGATTTCCGCGACGCGCTGTACTTCCCGATCCGGGAGTTCCTCGCGGGCGGCAATCCGTACGACCCGGCCTCGATGTTCGCACACTGGCCGGTGCGGCAGGACTTCAATCTCTACCAGCCGTACCACCTGCTGGTGCACCTTCCGTTCGCACTCCCCGGCTACCGGGTGGGCGCGGTGGCCTTCACGGTGTTCGGCGCGCTGCTGCTGGTCGCGCTCGCGGCGATGGCCGCCCACTCGGTCCGGCGGCTGCTCCCTGTTCCCGTCGTGGTCACCACCGTCGTGATCGCGGCGCTGCTGATGACCAGTCAGGTCGGCAAGGCGCAGCTCTACGTCGGCCAGGTCAACCCCCTGATCGCGCTCGGCGCGGCGGGGGCACTGCTCGCCCGGCGTGACCGGCCGGGCTGGGCCGCGGTGGCCCTCGCTCTGGCGTGGCTCAAACCGCAGTACGGCTTTCCGCTGGCGATCCTGTTGTACGCCAGGGGGTCGCGGCGGGTGGCGGTGGCCGGAACCGCCGTGGCGGCCGCCGCGAGCTTGCCTGTCGTGGTGTCGCTGGTGAGCCGGAGCGGCGGGATCGGCGGTTTCCTCGACGTCGTCGTCGCGAATCTCACCCATGCCCGTGGCACCGCCTACGGTGCCGTCGATTCCCTGACGGCGCAACGGATCGACGTCGCGGCCGTCCTGTTCCGGGTCACCGGCGGGGTTCCGTCCGGTATCGAGCCGATCGTCCTGGCCGGTGTGCTCGTGACGAGCGTCCTGCTCGTGCGGCGGCTGGACCGGGCGGGGTCGGCACCGGTCGCGGATCTGCTCACCTGTCTCGCCGTGGTCGTCTGCTTGGTGCATCAGCCCGGTGACGTGCTGATCGCCGTGCCCTCGATGGCCGCGGTGGCCGCCCTGTGGTGGCGCGACCGTCCCGAGCCGGGAGGGAGCGCTCCTTGCTTCGCGCTTCTGGCGCTGGCCGTGCCTTTCGCGCATCTGTACACAGTGGACTCGACGATCGTCTCGGTGTTCGGCGAGCGGGCGGCCGTCACGATCGACGGTGTCGCCGTCGTCGCCGCATGGTGTCTGCTCGTCTTCGCCGCCGTCCGGCCGGCCAGGGTGCCCGTCGGATGA
- a CDS encoding oligosaccharide flippase family protein, whose translation MTGDLGTRAVRGSLWLGAVNLVSKSSQMLVTLVLAALLTEGQLGVVALAVSLVNVGQVVQSVGVYDVIGRTGRDPRRMAGTVLTLSVGAGLVLAVALAAAAGPITASFGAPDAAGLVRLAAFGLPFSAAGGVQMGLMHRKLDFRRRLLPDGGGAILGAAVTVVLAVGGVGPASLVIGLVSTAVAQPLLGALAGGGVRPYWDTAAAGEALRWAVVVGPAAVVGALLVNLDYLVVGQLLGPEAVGVYSLAYRLAWVPYIMVAVVLGAVAFPVFTRLHRENGTLAAALTRFTRAVLVLTGGLYLALAVLADRVVLLGARWADAAGPLTLLAGYGLGICLLQIWYQAVKATGHARRYLVLECVHLLLFAAGLVSSARLGITAVAAVQFGAAWLMVPLAWRVLAGLGVATPARELAGIITRVLGACAVGAVPSVLLAQAGLFGPSDSLPGALCEGVVLVAGYAGATLVLHRGELAEMRRGVLR comes from the coding sequence ATGACCGGCGACCTCGGCACGCGGGCGGTACGGGGTTCGCTGTGGCTCGGCGCGGTGAACCTGGTGAGCAAGAGCAGTCAGATGCTGGTCACCTTGGTACTGGCGGCGTTGCTGACCGAAGGACAGCTCGGCGTGGTGGCGCTCGCGGTGTCGCTGGTCAACGTCGGCCAGGTGGTGCAGTCGGTGGGTGTCTACGACGTGATCGGCCGCACCGGACGGGATCCGCGCCGGATGGCGGGCACCGTCCTGACGCTGAGCGTGGGCGCCGGGCTGGTCCTGGCGGTCGCCCTCGCCGCCGCGGCGGGACCGATCACCGCGTCGTTCGGCGCTCCCGACGCCGCCGGACTGGTCCGCCTGGCCGCTTTCGGCCTGCCGTTCTCGGCCGCGGGCGGAGTGCAGATGGGGTTGATGCACCGGAAGCTGGACTTCCGCCGCCGTCTGCTGCCCGACGGTGGCGGCGCGATCCTGGGCGCGGCGGTGACGGTCGTGCTCGCCGTCGGCGGTGTCGGACCCGCCTCCCTGGTGATCGGCCTCGTCAGCACCGCGGTCGCCCAGCCGCTGCTCGGTGCCCTGGCGGGCGGCGGCGTGCGGCCGTACTGGGACACCGCGGCCGCGGGCGAAGCACTGCGCTGGGCCGTGGTCGTGGGCCCGGCCGCGGTCGTGGGAGCGCTGCTGGTCAACCTGGACTATCTGGTGGTCGGGCAGCTGCTCGGGCCGGAAGCGGTCGGCGTCTACTCGCTGGCGTACCGGCTGGCCTGGGTGCCGTACATCATGGTGGCGGTCGTACTGGGCGCGGTGGCCTTTCCGGTGTTCACGCGCTTGCACCGTGAAAACGGCACGCTGGCAGCGGCTCTCACGCGCTTCACCCGGGCTGTCCTCGTACTCACCGGCGGCCTGTATCTCGCGCTCGCCGTCCTGGCCGACCGCGTCGTCCTGCTGGGCGCGCGCTGGGCCGACGCGGCGGGTCCGCTGACGCTGCTGGCGGGATACGGCCTGGGGATCTGTCTGCTGCAGATCTGGTACCAGGCGGTGAAGGCGACCGGGCACGCGCGGCGGTATCTGGTCCTGGAATGCGTCCATCTGCTGCTGTTCGCGGCGGGACTGGTGTCGTCGGCCCGGCTCGGGATCACGGCCGTCGCCGCCGTCCAGTTCGGGGCGGCCTGGCTGATGGTGCCACTCGCGTGGCGCGTGCTGGCGGGGCTGGGCGTGGCGACTCCGGCCCGGGAACTGGCCGGGATCATCACGCGGGTGCTGGGGGCGTGCGCCGTCGGTGCGGTACCCAGCGTTCTGCTCGCCCAGGCCGGATTGTTCGGTCCTTCGGACTCGCTGCCGGGCGCTCTGTGCGAAGGCGTGGTCCTCGTCGCCGGATACGCCGGGGCGACGCTCGTCCTGCACCGCGGCGAACTGGCCGAAATGCGGCGAGGTGTGCTGCGGTGA